The genomic stretch agtaaggtccagcctgagactttttaaacagaGTGTTATTTATAATTGTATAAGTGGaggctttgattttcagggcccttgcttcgtttttatttgtagggagtattccctgtaagaaccaatcatagtagggtttaGTCCAGGAGGTTGTGTCTTCCTGGACAGGACAAATTTGTTCAGGCCTTTCTATTGTTGGTTCCAACAGGTgaacgatgggtattttgtcaaacacagcagggctgaagtttgatcccaggctggctagggcatctgCCTGGGTATTTAaatcccttggtatttggtcaatgtcaaaggttttgaattttttgcaaaggtttttgacatattccaaatagagtatcatttttgaatcttttgcagcGTATACTCCTTTGACttggttggaaattaagagagagtaagtttttaccttgaggtttgctacaccaaGTTCTATACAAACCTTTAGTCCagcaatcagggcttcatattcagctttattatttgtggctttgaattcataATTAATAGCCTGTGtaattaggtctccctgtggtgatttcagGACTAGTCATAGGCtagtgcctttcatatttgttgccccatatacatggagagtccattcccggtctgtcttatgggtgtcaaggagattgacctcttttatgaggtctggttctagggtaggactgaattcagccacgaagtctgctaatgcctgagatttaattgctggctgggttcaaaggttatatcataggtgctaatttgtactgactattttgccattctgcctgacaactcaggctttctcaagacagatttgataggcaggttggttcttacaataattgggtgactctcaaaataaggtcgaagtttagtgcaggacattacaaagcaagtacgtatttttcaggtaagccatacctggtttcttcgtctaggagactcttacttacatagtaaactggatgttgttggccatcaatttctttggtcaggactccacttactgttgtttctgtgacagataggtagacagtcaggggttctcctctgtctggtttggcaagcagttgaggtgtagtcaggtatgttttgagctcctggaaggctgtctcgtgttcaggcaaccatttgaatgccttgttttttttttttttttttggtaaaatgtgagagtatattatatataaaaAGGAGTCAATTACATACTAGCAAGGCAAGGCATTCAAAACTAGTTAAATTTTAAATTGCCTAACCAATCTAGCTCATGAGTAGTCATTCGTCTTTTATctctttcccttattctcttcCTCATATCGTCACTAATCCATTGAGCCAAGTAGTGAGGCCTCATCAGAACCTGCTCCACTCTACACTTATTTCTTTGTTGCCATACATGGTACAAAGTACTCATTACCAAAGCAACCTTCACACCACGCTGAACTTTCATGCCAGGACTATGAACACACCAATGCAAGATATCATCCTCAGGTAGTTTCAGACCAGTGCAGTCCATCACTGCTTGTAAGACTCTCCTACTATAGTCACACGCAAAGAATAAGTGCTGCTGTGTCTCCTCTGCTAATCCACACAGTAAACATTGCCCATCAACATCCATCCCAAAGCTCATGAGTCTGCTATTTGTATGCAACGAATTGTGAGCAATAAGCCATCCCAGGAAACGATGCTTAGGTATATTCCAGTTATCCCATATAACTTTAGACCACTCCACTGTAGCTTGTGTACCTCTAAGCCACTCATAACATCCAGCCGGGGTGTACCCAGAAGGTTGTACCTGCCAAGTCCCTTGCACATACCCAGCTGCTAATCTCTGCTTCACTCTGCATATCCTCCTCCACACCCAACTGGAATTGCTTGTTGGAGTGTATTCCTGCCAATTCCTCCCTTTCAGATAGTTAGCTTTCACCCAATTCACCCATAAGGACTCCTTGTTTGTTGCTACCCAATCCACAAGTCTTCCAACCATAGCTATATTCCATAGTTCTTGATTTTAAGCCCCAAACCCCCTTCTTGCTTTGGTCTGCAAATTTTATCCCAAGCAACTAAGGGAGAGCGCCTATAATCTGCACTACCatcccatagaaagttcctgCATATGGCTTCTATTCTCAAAATGACTCCCTTAGGGAGAACGAAAACAGAGGCCCAATATGAGTGTAATGTATTCAAAACATGTTTCACCAGGGTTAACCTTCCAGCATACGAGAACTTCCTTGCACCATAGCTGTGTATTCTATTGCAGATCTTGTCCACTAAACAATCACAGTCCTTCTTCTTAAGTCTAGTAGTCTGAATGGGCATCCCTAGGTACTTGAAAGGCAACGTACCCTCCTTAAAACCAGACACACTCAGGAAATCATTTTTGAGATCATCTTGCACTCCATTAAAATAAACATTTGACTTACTTGGACTCACTTTCAGTCCTGAAGCTTTTGAGAAAGATGAGAAAGATTTCAGCATAAGCATCATTGAATCAGCATCTCCATGACTGAACATCAAgacatcatctgcaaacattaaaTTTGTGACTCTCAGCTGCTTGCATAAAGGGTGGAATTTGAACTGGTATTTGGTTGCTGCATACATAAGCATTCTGGTCAAGTAATCCATGCACAAGGTGAAAATTAGGGGAGATAATGGATCTCCTTGTCTCAATCCTCTCTTGGCAGGGAAATACCCAAATGTTTCTCCATTCAGAGCCAGAGAAATAGAGGGAGTTGTAATACACAACATGATTTTACTCTTAAAGCTCTCAGGAAACTCCAACAAATTCAACAACTGCTCTACAAAGCTCCATTCAACAGTGTCATACGCCTTTTGCAAATCAATCTTCAAGATACATCTAGGGGTCTGAAGGTCTCTCATACAGTCTGATTAAATCTTGGCATATTAGAATGTTTTCCTGAATGCTTCGTTCCTGAATGAAAGCACCTTGATTAGTGTGAACAATATCAGGCAGAACATAAGCAAGTCTAGAGCATAGCAACTTGGATATGACTTTGTATACCACATTACAGCAAGCAATGGGACGAAATTGAGTTACATCCTTGGGTCTGTCACATTTAGGAATAAGTGTCAAAGTAGTAGCATTGAACTGTCTCAGCAGCTTCCCTTTCATAAAGAAATCCCTTACAGCATCCACCACCTCTTTGCCAATTACTCCCCATGCATCCTTGAAGAAGCCACTAGTATAGCCATCAGGGCCAGGGGCCTTGATGTCAGGAATGCTAAACATAGCCTCTTTAATTTCTTCTCCTGTAACAGGTCTAAGCAGTTGAACATGATGCTCACTGGTGCACTGCTTGCCCTGATTTATAACACTCCTATGAACCGGTTTAGTAGCCTGACTAGTCCCCAGCAACTGCTCATAGTAAGCCAGGAAAGCAGATTGTACCTGATCACTCGTATCACAGGTCTTCCCATTCATATCCTCAATCACAAAGATCTTATTCCTATTCCTCCTCTTCTTAATAATGCTATGGAAATAGGATGTATTGGCGTCACCATCCTTAAGCC from Silene latifolia isolate original U9 population chromosome 2, ASM4854445v1, whole genome shotgun sequence encodes the following:
- the LOC141638440 gene encoding uncharacterized protein LOC141638440 — protein: MVGRLVDWVATNKESLWVNWVKANYLKGRNWQEYTPTSNSSWVWRRICRVKQRLAAGYVQGTWQVQPSGYTPAGCYEWLRGTQATVEWSKVIWDNWNIPKHRFLGWLIAHNSLHTNSRLMSFGMDVDGQCLLCGLAEETQQHLFFACDYSRRVLQAVMDCTGLKLPEDDILHWCVHSPGMKVQRGVKVALVMSTLYHVWQQRNKCRVEQVLMRPHYLAQWISDDMRKRIRERDKRRMTTHELDWLGNLKFN